The DNA region ATGGGAACAGGTTATGCCATCTGGACCGGTATTGGAACAGTTGGGACAGCAATCGTTGGTATTGTATTGTACAAAGATTCAACAGATCGCAAACGTTTAGCATGTATTGCTTTAATCTTATTATCAACAGTAGCGTTAAAATTAGTTGCATAAAAAAAGACTCCCAACTGGGAGTCTTTTTATTTACTTACAAGTGAAACATGTTCTTTATTGTGTTCTTTCCCTTCGATTAGGTCGATCATGCCTTTAGCATAGTCTAAGTAGCTAATGTAACTATTACCAGCCTCATTAAGAGTTAAAATATCATTACTTAATTGGTACTCATCGGTTAGGACGCCTTCAAAGTCGAAATCAGCAGCAGGACTAACATAGGTCCAGTTGGTTGCTTTACTCTTTTCAAGCTCAAATAGGGACTGATACATACTTGAAGCAACAGGGTAAAAGTCTTTAGGAAAATCATTAGTTTCAAATAAGCGCTCAACTTTTTCAGAATCAGTCCAAAGGCTACCAGCGCCACCGACAACATATAATCGAGTATCTGAATATTTAAGGATTTTAGTCAAATGACGAAGTGCGGTTTGATGAAGTTGAGGCATGTTTTCAGGAGCATTATAAGCTGAAACAATCACATCGAACTGTTCAACTTCTTTAGGGGTTAAAGCATATAATTCTTTTTCTATATAGGGAACTTCATGACGTAGTTTAGCTTGATCGCGAATAAGAGCAGTTACTTCATGACCACGACGATAAGCTTCTAAAAGTAATAAATTACCTTGTTTTCCAGTAGCACCAACAATACCAATTTTCATCAGACTTCATCCCTTTCTAAATATCTTTACATCTTAATGCTAAGCCTTATTTTGCAAAAGGTCAAACTTTAGTACGCAGTCACAGCAATATTTTAAAAGATAAAAAAAGAAGCTCGTTATTTAATAACGGGCTTCTTTGAGTTAATGCAATTACTTGCTAGCTAATTTAACAGCTTTTGAAATTGTGTGGAATAAGAAAGCTAAACCAGCTGTCATAATGATGTGACCTAAACCAGCCATTCCTGAAATAGCTGCTTCTGGCATTACAGCGCCACCATCTTTACCTAAAACTGTTAAAACACCGTGAACAATCATCATTGTGATTGAAAGTAATAAACCGATGTTATAAGTTAAATAGAATGTGTTGAATTGTTTAAATTGCGACAAGTTAAAATTCTTTTCAAGTAAAAGGACAATTAAAAACATCATCATTCCTAAAACTAAAGTGTGTGTATGTGTAATGCTTAATTGTGTTGAACCTTCAAAGTTATTAAATTTAGTAAATTCGCGGTAAAACACTCCTAAGATTAATCCTAAAATAAGGTAAAAACTACTTGTTTTAAAAAGTTTGTTCATCATGTGTGTAAATCTCCTATTCGTTTTTTAGTACGCCATGTTTTAACCATTTAATGCGTCTATGATACTGAGTAATAAGTTCGTCTTCATCCCATTTATTAACAAAATAATCAATCATACATTGGTGAATTAAAGGTGTTAAGACTTTAAGAAAATCGATCATCTCAGCTTTTGATTGAATCAGTAAATTATCAGGATTAATTAATCTAGCAAATTGTTTCATCGAAGCAGATGATTCAGACTGGTCTTCACCAGAAAGCTTATGTTCTAATTCATAGTTGGTATTTAAAGTTAACGTTTCAAAATACTTCTGATGATCAGAAGTAGAGTAGCTTAAAACCAATGCAGATAGATAATATTCAATTCCTAAGAATAAATCACCATCAGCACGTTTAATACCATCAATGACCAAACTGTGAGCATCTTCAGTTATTTGTCGATAAACGAAGTAGTATAGATCTTCAATATCAGTAAAATATTTGTAGAAAGCACCTCGAGAAATATTGCTGTCAGCCACAATATTTGATACTAGTGCATCATGAATATTATGTTGTGAAAATTCTTTGAAAGCAGCATTTAAAATGAGATTTTTTTTCTCTGGTTTTAGATTAAAAAATGTTTCAGTGGGCATGTCGTTCACCTCCTCAGTATCTATCTATTATAATAAGTGACACGATGTCACTGGTCAATCTTTTTGTCTCAAGACAGTTAAAAATGTAGCTTTTAGATAATCTATGATAAAATGTTCATAAGAGTAGTTAAATAAAACGACGAGGTGACTTATGGGACTTTTAACAGACTTATTGGGTGCAACAGGATTAGATCAAAATAAACAAGATATCTATTTGAATGAAGCAGGGCCAGCACCAGCAGGCAGTGCTCAAGAATCAATTCAAAATCAACTAGAAACATTAGATAAAGCTGCTCGTGGTATTCCGCTAGAAGCGGGACAAAAAGCTGCGATTGATATTACAGACTTAATAAAAGAGGCGGCTAAGAAAGGTCAAACGAAGGTTGAATATGAAGCTCCGGATTTAGGCGATATTCTTGGCTCTATCTTTGGACAAGGGCAATCCCCTAAAGTAGAACAACACCGTCAGTCAGGTGGCCTAGGTGATATTTTAGGTGATATTCTAGGAGGGAAACCTAGCACTCAACAAGCGCCTAAAACGCCCGACTTAGGTGATATTCTAGGTGGCATGTTTGGTGGTAATCAAACTAAAGTACAAGAACAAAAATCTGGTATGAATGATGTTTTTGGTGATATTTTAGGTCAGCTTGGGAAAGAATTAACTCAAAAAGGAGCAAAAACCCAAGTTAACGGTAATAAAATGAATATTGATATTACAGATATTTTAGGAATGTTTAAATAATGTTGATTGAAACACCGCGTTTAATTATTAGAGATTATAAAGCTTCTGATAGTACAGAGGCTTTAGAATTCTTAGGTGATAAAGAGACGATGCATTATTTACCAGAAGAATCTTTTACCATAGAGTCGATAAAAGAGTTTATTGCTAAAAATAATCGTAAAGTTGCTTATTATCCGATTGTGTTAAAGGAAGAAAAAAAAGTCATTGGTCACTTATATTTTGAGCCGTTTTTTGGTGATCATTCGTATGAAATTGGTTGGGTTTTTAATCAGGCATATCAAGGCAATGGCTATGCTTTTGAAGCAGCACAAGCTCTGATGGACTGGGGCTTTAAAGAAAAAGGGATTCATCGCGTCATTGCAACGTGTCAGCCTGAAAATAGTAGTTCCTACAAATTAATGGAAAAGTTAGGGATGCGTAGAGAAGGTTACTTTAAAGAATGTATTCCAGTAGCTGATGGTTGGTGGGATGAATATTATTATGCTATTCTTAAGTCGGAATGGTAGAAGTAAATCAGTAAGATGCTCGGATTTAGGAGGGTTTTAAATGAAATCACAAAAACATGATGTAAATGGGTTTATTAAGTCATTTTTTAATTATGTTACATTTTTGGAAAAAGAAATGGCGGAAGATGATTTTAATTTCAATGAAATGCGTATTATTTTTGAATTGTGGGAAAATGGAACAGTATCAGCCAAGTCAATCGAATCGGAATTAGCACTTGATAAAGGATATACGAGTCGCTTGTTAACGCGCTTGATTGCGGATGATATTATTGAAAAAAAACAATCATCAGAAGATAAGCGTTTTTATGATATTTCATTTACTAAAAAAGGTGAGCGTCTTGCAGCTAGTCTCTATGATAAATACGAAAAAATTATTACTAACGACTATAACCGTATGGATAAAGTAGAACAACAACGATTTTTAGAAACCCTAAAAGTATTTAAAAAAATTGATGAAGCAAGAGAGTCCTAGGAAGAACCATATCCTAGAGACTTTTTTTATAAAAATAATTATATTGAGGATGACAATGTATGAGTAAGTTAGTAAAAAATGTGAAAAATAGTTACATGCAGGTGTTAAGTCACTGGCCAGATTACTTTAAGAGTTTACTCTTTCTACAGGGAGTTCGCTTTTTAATTGTCTTACCTGCCTTAAGTTTTATTTTTTATCTGATGTTAGAAAAAGCACAAGTTGCCGGTTTGACAAACGAAACAATTCTTTTGTTATTCAAAAATCCTTGGGCTTTGATATTAGGGGTTCTATGGCTACTGCTAGCTGTTTATTCCGTATTCTATGAACTAGGTTACTACTTTGTTTTAAGTGGCTACCACCGTACTGGAGAGCCTGTCAGCATTCGCAAGGTGGTCGGCCATCTTCATCATAAAATTCGTTATTTTTTTAGCGGTCATTTATTAATTTTAGCTGGTTATTTCCTACTAGTTTTACCGATTGCTTCCTTGGGATTGAAACCTGATTTAGTTAGTTCGTTGAAAATTCCTGATTTTATTGTAGATGAGTTGTCGATGACAACAGTTGGCTTTATTTTAATCACTGGTTTGACAATTATTTTAGTTTACTTGGCGTTGAAACTTATTTACATGCTTTATTTCTTTTTATTGGATCCTGATGCGACGATTTGGGAAAGTATAAAAAGAAGTTGGAACTACGCCAAAGGAAAAACAATCAGTAACTTCTTCTTACAATTTTGCATTATGACTATTTACTTAATTATTGTTGGTTTAGTGATGTTCTTAGTTGTTAGTCCTGTTATGTTGAGCGATTGGCTCCTGCCGGTTGCTTCACCAATTATTGCGGGAATTGTTTTAACAGTTATTCAACTATTGACTTTCTTTTTTGGTGGATTAATTCAACCAGTAGTAGTAAACGGGATTATTGCTAGTACAGACGATGAAAATTATTTAAATAAAACAGAACCTGAAAAAGTTCAAGGTAGTAAATGGCATCGTTTCTTAACGAATAAGTGGGTGAAATTTGGACTAGCCCTTGGTTTATTAGGAATGTTAGCTTTTAATACCTGGACTGTTAGCAATATTATTTATCAGCCTCAAACAACCATTGTTGCTCATCGCGGATTTACTGAAAAAGGGGTAGAAAATAGTATTGGCTCATTAGTTGGTTCAGCTGAAGCCGATGCTGATATGGTTGAAATGGATATTCAAGAAACTAAAGATGGTCAATTTATTGTGATGCATGATGTTAATTTAAAACGTCTAACAGGTACCAATAAGATGGTTTATGATATGACGTTAGAAGAGGTTCAAAAATTGACCTTATCACAAAGCGGTTTTGAAGATCATATTCCCACACTGTCAGAGTATATTGATAAGGCTAAAGAATTA from Vagococcus coleopterorum includes:
- a CDS encoding GNAT family N-acetyltransferase; this translates as MLIETPRLIIRDYKASDSTEALEFLGDKETMHYLPEESFTIESIKEFIAKNNRKVAYYPIVLKEEKKVIGHLYFEPFFGDHSYEIGWVFNQAYQGNGYAFEAAQALMDWGFKEKGIHRVIATCQPENSSSYKLMEKLGMRREGYFKECIPVADGWWDEYYYAILKSEW
- a CDS encoding TetR/AcrR family transcriptional regulator, which encodes MPTETFFNLKPEKKNLILNAAFKEFSQHNIHDALVSNIVADSNISRGAFYKYFTDIEDLYYFVYRQITEDAHSLVIDGIKRADGDLFLGIEYYLSALVLSYSTSDHQKYFETLTLNTNYELEHKLSGEDQSESSASMKQFARLINPDNLLIQSKAEMIDFLKVLTPLIHQCMIDYFVNKWDEDELITQYHRRIKWLKHGVLKNE
- a CDS encoding glycerophosphoryl diester phosphodiesterase membrane domain-containing protein, translated to MSKLVKNVKNSYMQVLSHWPDYFKSLLFLQGVRFLIVLPALSFIFYLMLEKAQVAGLTNETILLLFKNPWALILGVLWLLLAVYSVFYELGYYFVLSGYHRTGEPVSIRKVVGHLHHKIRYFFSGHLLILAGYFLLVLPIASLGLKPDLVSSLKIPDFIVDELSMTTVGFILITGLTIILVYLALKLIYMLYFFLLDPDATIWESIKRSWNYAKGKTISNFFLQFCIMTIYLIIVGLVMFLVVSPVMLSDWLLPVASPIIAGIVLTVIQLLTFFFGGLIQPVVVNGIIASTDDENYLNKTEPEKVQGSKWHRFLTNKWVKFGLALGLLGMLAFNTWTVSNIIYQPQTTIVAHRGFTEKGVENSIGSLVGSAEADADMVEMDIQETKDGQFIVMHDVNLKRLTGTNKMVYDMTLEEVQKLTLSQSGFEDHIPTLSEYIDKAKELKIKLLIEVKPHGHESKEMPQKLIDLMVEKDVLDDFLVQSLDLKVLNQLKDIEPKVKTGYVIPLNLGELPDTQHDFYVLEEFSIRENVREQAAEMNKDLFVWTVNEDELLKKYLRLDMDGIITNHPDRGVKFRDSEEETKTFANRVSYLLSK
- a CDS encoding MarR family winged helix-turn-helix transcriptional regulator; this translates as MKSQKHDVNGFIKSFFNYVTFLEKEMAEDDFNFNEMRIIFELWENGTVSAKSIESELALDKGYTSRLLTRLIADDIIEKKQSSEDKRFYDISFTKKGERLAASLYDKYEKIITNDYNRMDKVEQQRFLETLKVFKKIDEARES
- a CDS encoding NAD(P)H-binding protein → MKIGIVGATGKQGNLLLLEAYRRGHEVTALIRDQAKLRHEVPYIEKELYALTPKEVEQFDVIVSAYNAPENMPQLHQTALRHLTKILKYSDTRLYVVGGAGSLWTDSEKVERLFETNDFPKDFYPVASSMYQSLFELEKSKATNWTYVSPAADFDFEGVLTDEYQLSNDILTLNEAGNSYISYLDYAKGMIDLIEGKEHNKEHVSLVSK
- a CDS encoding DUF2871 domain-containing protein, which codes for MMNKLFKTSSFYLILGLILGVFYREFTKFNNFEGSTQLSITHTHTLVLGMMMFLIVLLLEKNFNLSQFKQFNTFYLTYNIGLLLSITMMIVHGVLTVLGKDGGAVMPEAAISGMAGLGHIIMTAGLAFLFHTISKAVKLASK